The DNA sequence TGGACAATAATTGGAAGACGAAGTTttactttttcttaaaaaattgtgcAGCAATGCACAGGCCATTGTTATATTGGTCACTTTTCGGGATTGAGTAATGCCAAAGGCATTCTCTACCACTCTTCGTGCCCTAGATAATCTATAATTGAATAATCTTTTTTCATAGCCCTTGTCATAAACACCAGAATACGGCTTCATCATATGCTTATTTAGAGCAAATGCGCTATCCACTACGAATAAATATGGTAACATATTGGTCTTGGTCA is a window from the Acyrthosiphon pisum isolate AL4f unplaced genomic scaffold, pea_aphid_22Mar2018_4r6ur Scaffold_18553;HRSCAF=19234, whole genome shotgun sequence genome containing:
- the LOC103311778 gene encoding uncharacterized protein LOC103311778, encoding MLPYLFVVDSAFALNKHMMKPYSGVYDKGYEKRLFNYRLSRARRVVENAFGITQSRKVTNITMACALLHNFLRKSKTSSSNYCPQGTFDSEKDGEIIPGSWRQNHNNEASFLPIRRIPSRSPSDAKELVRELFTEYFMTNGAVPWQNNF